One stretch of Chryseobacterium sp. LJ668 DNA includes these proteins:
- the metF gene encoding methylenetetrahydrofolate reductase [NAD(P)H], with amino-acid sequence MKITDHIKNANGKTLFSLEVVPPQKGIGIEDLYRNIDPLMEFKPPFIDVTTSREEYIYIDKGNGLMERRITRMRPGTLGICSAIQHKYSVDTVPHLLCGGFTKEETEYLLVDCMYLGIDNIMALRGDAMKGHQYFEATPGGHSSAMDLVNQINNLGRGKYLHDEDQICDEHNKFCIGVAGYPEKHMEAPSMNYDLKWLKQKVDAGADYIVTQMFFDNKKFIEFVQKARKMGITVPIIPGIKPIATKKHLKLLPQVFKIDLPEDLINAVESAKNNEAVKQIGVEWAITQCKELLDFGVPVLHFYSMGKSDNIKKIAGELF; translated from the coding sequence ATGAAAATCACAGACCACATAAAAAACGCCAACGGCAAAACCTTATTTTCTTTGGAGGTTGTTCCGCCCCAAAAAGGGATAGGGATTGAAGATTTATACAGGAATATCGATCCTTTGATGGAATTTAAACCGCCATTTATTGATGTCACTACTTCAAGAGAAGAATATATATACATCGATAAAGGCAACGGTTTGATGGAAAGACGTATTACCAGAATGCGACCCGGAACCTTGGGCATTTGTTCAGCAATTCAGCATAAATACAGCGTAGATACTGTTCCTCACTTGCTTTGTGGAGGCTTTACCAAAGAAGAAACAGAATATCTTTTGGTCGATTGTATGTATTTGGGCATAGATAATATCATGGCGCTTCGTGGTGACGCAATGAAAGGACATCAGTATTTTGAAGCAACTCCTGGAGGGCATTCCAGTGCAATGGATTTAGTAAATCAAATTAATAATTTGGGAAGAGGAAAATATCTTCATGATGAAGACCAAATTTGTGACGAGCACAATAAATTTTGCATCGGCGTAGCCGGTTATCCCGAAAAGCATATGGAAGCTCCATCAATGAATTACGATCTGAAATGGCTGAAGCAAAAAGTAGATGCCGGTGCAGATTATATCGTTACGCAAATGTTTTTTGATAATAAAAAATTCATTGAATTTGTGCAAAAAGCACGTAAAATGGGTATTACAGTTCCTATTATTCCGGGTATAAAGCCGATTGCAACAAAAAAACATTTGAAATTATTGCCTCAGGTTTTCAAAATAGATTTACCCGAAGATTTAATCAATGCAGTGGAAAGTGCAAAAAACAATGAAGCTGTAAAGCAGATTGGTGTAGAATGGGCAATAACTCAATGTAAAGAATTGCTTGATTTTGGTGTTCCTGTTTTACATTTTTACTCAATGGGAAAAAGTGATAATATTAAAAAAATTGCCGGAGAGCTGTTTTAA
- the cysS gene encoding cysteine--tRNA ligase — protein MQLKIYNSLTAEKEIFTPILEGNVGMYVCGPTVYSNVHLGNVRTFLSFDFIYRSLMHLGYKVRYVRNITDAGHLTDDGDVNNDRFVKQTRLEKLEPMEIVQKYTVDFHKVLEMFNLLPPNIEPTATGHIVEQIELTQKLIEKGFAYESNGSVYFDVLEYNKRGLNYGELSKRNIEELFANTRDLDGQGEKKNPQDFALWKKASPAHIMRWNSPWGEGFPGWHLECTAMSTKYLGDRFDIHGGGMDLKFPHHECEIAQGKACNDVEPVNYWMHANMLTMNSQRMSKSTGNYILPKQLVSGENDFFEKPFHPTIVRFCFLQAHYRSVLDISSDAMIASEKGFTRLMEAVKVLNSIASNDQNESGFNLKEWKTKAYDALTDDFNSPVLIAHLFEAVKFIFALKDEKETVSAKDLADLKLTLSALIFDVLGLQAIEENNNEKLDQTLQVLIELRNQARKSKNFELSDQIRDKLLAEGIELKDGRDGTSYVLN, from the coding sequence ATGCAACTAAAAATATACAATTCGCTAACAGCGGAAAAAGAAATATTCACTCCTATTTTAGAAGGAAACGTTGGGATGTACGTTTGTGGGCCAACAGTTTACAGCAATGTGCATTTGGGAAATGTGCGAACTTTCCTTTCTTTCGATTTTATCTACCGAAGCTTAATGCATTTGGGCTATAAAGTAAGATATGTAAGAAATATTACTGATGCAGGCCACCTTACTGACGATGGAGACGTTAATAACGATCGTTTCGTAAAGCAAACCCGTTTGGAGAAATTAGAGCCTATGGAAATCGTACAAAAATACACAGTAGATTTTCATAAAGTTTTAGAAATGTTTAATCTTTTACCCCCGAATATTGAACCTACAGCAACCGGTCATATCGTTGAGCAAATAGAATTGACTCAGAAATTAATCGAAAAAGGTTTTGCTTACGAAAGCAACGGTTCAGTTTATTTTGATGTTTTAGAATATAACAAAAGAGGTCTCAACTATGGTGAACTTTCTAAACGTAATATAGAAGAACTTTTTGCCAATACAAGAGATCTTGACGGACAAGGAGAAAAGAAAAACCCACAGGATTTTGCCCTTTGGAAAAAAGCTTCCCCGGCTCACATCATGCGTTGGAATTCTCCATGGGGAGAAGGTTTTCCGGGATGGCATTTGGAGTGTACTGCGATGAGTACCAAATATCTAGGAGACAGATTTGATATTCATGGAGGGGGAATGGATTTGAAATTCCCGCACCATGAATGTGAAATTGCACAGGGAAAAGCTTGCAACGACGTAGAGCCGGTAAATTACTGGATGCATGCCAATATGCTAACGATGAATTCTCAGCGGATGAGCAAGTCAACCGGAAATTATATTTTACCTAAACAATTGGTTTCCGGGGAAAATGATTTTTTTGAAAAGCCTTTTCATCCTACAATCGTTCGTTTCTGTTTTCTGCAGGCTCATTACAGAAGTGTTTTAGATATTTCTAGCGATGCGATGATTGCAAGCGAAAAAGGATTTACAAGATTGATGGAAGCGGTGAAAGTATTAAATTCAATTGCTTCAAATGATCAAAATGAATCTGGTTTTAATCTTAAAGAATGGAAAACTAAAGCTTATGATGCTTTAACAGATGATTTCAATTCACCGGTTTTGATTGCACATTTATTTGAAGCAGTGAAATTTATTTTTGCTTTAAAAGATGAAAAAGAAACGGTTTCAGCTAAAGATTTAGCAGATTTGAAATTAACGTTGAGTGCTTTGATATTTGATGTTTTAGGACTTCAGGCGATTGAAGAAAATAATAATGAAAAGTTAGACCAAACGTTGCAGGTTTTAATCGAACTGAGAAATCAGGCAAGAAAATCTAAAAACTTTGAGCTTTCAGATCAGATCAGAGATAAGCTTTTGGCTGAAGGAATCGAACTAAAAGATGGAAGAGACGGAACCTCTTATGTTTTGAATTAA
- the metH gene encoding methionine synthase, whose protein sequence is MKYLKLSGLEPLIITPESNFINVGERTNVAGSKKFLRLIKEEKFAEALDIARDQVDGGAQILDVNFDDGLIDGKASMIKFLNLIGSEPDISKIPIMIDSSKWEILEAGLQVVQGKCVVNSISLKEGKEEFVKHAKAIKRYGAAVIVMAFDEVGQADNYDRRLEITKRSYDILVDEIKFPAEDIIFDLNIFPVATGMDEHRRNAIDFIEATRWVRQNLPYASVSGGVSNVSFSFRGNDTVREAMHSVFLYHAIQAGMNIGIVNPALLEVYDQINKELLELVEDVILDKREDATERLLDYSERNKSIKKEKVEELEWRTHSLQERITHSLVKGIDRFIEEDVEEARLLADRPLHVIEVNLMTGMGVVGDLFGAGKMFLPQVVKSARVMKKAVAYLQPFIEAEKDVAQKPNGKILMATVKGDVHDIGKNIVSVVLGCNNYDIVDLGVMVPAEKIIQAAIDHNVDVIGLSGLITPSLDEMVYIASELERQNLNFPLLIGGATTSKAHTAVKIDLKYKNAVVHVNDASRAVNVVSSLLGDRNKEYVDDLKSDYSDFREKFLNRQVDKNYVTIEDARRDKFKIDWENEEIFTPNNLGIQVFENQALEELIPFIDWSPFFRSWDLHGKYPNIFDDEVVGEQAKELFADGQKILKKIVDEKLLVAKAVFGIFKANSNETDDILIYDENDQEKVKFLTLRQQVQKSKGKDYIALSDFIAPKSSGKTDYMGAFCVCTGFGTDELSDQYEKDNDDYNAIMVKAIADRFAEAYAEFLHKKVRTEYWGYANQENLSNEELIAEKYKGIRPAPGYPACPDHLEKHEIWNLLKVEENIGVYLTESLAMFPTAAVSGYYFGSPHAKYFGLGKISEDQLKDYSKRKGISLQEARKWLNPNLADGI, encoded by the coding sequence ATGAAATATTTAAAATTATCAGGGCTCGAACCCTTGATCATTACTCCGGAATCAAATTTTATCAACGTCGGTGAAAGAACTAACGTTGCCGGATCTAAAAAGTTTTTAAGATTAATAAAAGAAGAAAAATTTGCTGAAGCTTTAGATATCGCAAGAGATCAGGTGGATGGTGGTGCTCAGATTCTTGATGTGAATTTTGACGACGGTTTGATCGACGGAAAAGCTTCCATGATTAAATTCCTCAACCTTATTGGCTCCGAACCTGACATCTCCAAAATACCGATCATGATCGATTCTTCCAAATGGGAAATTTTGGAAGCCGGTCTTCAGGTCGTTCAGGGAAAATGTGTGGTGAATTCCATCAGTTTAAAAGAAGGAAAAGAAGAGTTTGTAAAACACGCCAAAGCGATCAAAAGATACGGAGCAGCTGTGATTGTTATGGCTTTTGATGAGGTCGGTCAAGCCGATAATTATGACAGAAGACTGGAAATTACCAAACGATCATATGATATTTTAGTTGATGAGATTAAATTTCCTGCTGAAGATATTATTTTCGATCTAAATATATTCCCCGTTGCAACAGGAATGGATGAACACCGTCGAAACGCAATCGATTTTATTGAAGCGACACGCTGGGTAAGACAAAATCTTCCGTATGCTTCGGTGAGTGGTGGAGTTTCTAATGTCTCGTTCTCTTTCCGTGGAAATGATACGGTGCGCGAGGCGATGCACTCCGTTTTTCTTTATCATGCGATCCAGGCCGGGATGAATATCGGAATCGTAAATCCTGCATTGCTTGAAGTATATGATCAAATCAATAAAGAACTTCTCGAACTCGTTGAAGATGTAATTCTCGACAAAAGAGAAGATGCAACCGAACGACTTTTGGATTATTCTGAACGAAATAAATCGATCAAAAAAGAAAAAGTTGAGGAACTCGAATGGCGTACACATTCTTTGCAGGAAAGAATTACGCATTCTCTGGTAAAAGGGATTGACCGTTTCATCGAAGAAGATGTAGAAGAAGCCAGATTGCTTGCTGACCGGCCTCTGCACGTTATCGAAGTCAATCTGATGACCGGAATGGGCGTTGTCGGAGATTTATTCGGTGCAGGGAAAATGTTTCTTCCGCAGGTGGTAAAATCGGCCCGTGTGATGAAGAAAGCTGTAGCTTATTTACAACCCTTCATCGAAGCCGAAAAAGACGTAGCTCAGAAACCCAACGGAAAAATTTTGATGGCAACCGTAAAAGGCGACGTTCACGATATCGGAAAAAATATTGTGAGTGTAGTTTTGGGTTGTAATAATTATGATATTGTTGATTTGGGCGTGATGGTTCCGGCTGAGAAAATTATTCAGGCGGCGATCGACCACAACGTCGATGTCATCGGTTTGAGCGGACTGATTACGCCAAGTTTAGATGAAATGGTGTACATCGCTTCGGAACTGGAAAGACAGAACTTAAATTTCCCTTTATTAATAGGGGGTGCAACGACTTCAAAAGCGCATACTGCAGTAAAGATTGATTTAAAATATAAAAATGCAGTCGTTCATGTGAATGATGCTTCCAGAGCGGTCAATGTAGTAAGTTCATTGCTTGGGGACCGAAACAAGGAATATGTGGATGATTTAAAAAGTGATTATTCAGATTTCAGAGAAAAGTTCCTGAACAGACAGGTTGATAAAAATTACGTTACCATCGAAGATGCCCGAAGAGATAAATTCAAAATCGATTGGGAAAACGAAGAAATTTTCACGCCTAACAATTTGGGAATTCAGGTTTTTGAAAATCAGGCTCTGGAAGAATTGATTCCGTTTATCGACTGGTCGCCGTTTTTCAGAAGCTGGGACCTTCACGGAAAGTATCCTAACATTTTTGATGATGAGGTTGTTGGCGAGCAGGCAAAAGAACTGTTTGCAGACGGACAGAAAATTTTAAAGAAGATAGTTGACGAAAAACTCTTGGTAGCCAAAGCGGTCTTTGGAATTTTTAAAGCCAATTCAAATGAAACCGATGACATTTTAATTTATGATGAAAATGATCAGGAAAAAGTTAAGTTTTTAACGTTGAGACAACAGGTTCAGAAATCAAAAGGGAAAGATTATATCGCATTAAGCGACTTTATCGCACCAAAAAGTTCAGGGAAAACCGATTATATGGGAGCTTTCTGTGTGTGTACAGGTTTCGGAACGGATGAATTGTCTGATCAGTATGAAAAAGACAACGACGACTACAACGCAATTATGGTTAAAGCAATAGCCGACCGTTTTGCGGAAGCCTACGCTGAGTTTTTACATAAGAAAGTCCGTACAGAATATTGGGGATACGCCAATCAGGAAAATTTAAGCAACGAAGAATTAATTGCCGAAAAATATAAAGGAATTCGTCCTGCTCCGGGTTATCCTGCATGTCCCGATCATTTGGAAAAACATGAGATTTGGAACCTTTTAAAAGTGGAAGAAAATATCGGAGTTTATCTTACTGAAAGTTTGGCAATGTTCCCAACGGCTGCCGTTTCCGGATATTATTTTGGGAGTCCGCACGCCAAATATTTCGGTTTAGGGAAAATATCAGAAGACCAGTTGAAAGATTATTCCAAAAGAAAAGGGATTTCTTTACAGGAAGCCAGAAAGTGGCTGAACCCGAATTTAGCAGACGGAATTTAA
- a CDS encoding 4-alpha-glucanotransferase, producing the protein MKLYFNVGYRANAGENLQLVIDENGSVPKIHTMFYTEDGYWKCEVDYFSKSISYHYQLVNDKNNVVRQEFVSHQLSFPHNYKEFLIFDQWNNKNFPENYLNNKILYNKLNQFVPKKLSVLKKHSHLFRIEAPIYHPEWEIVLFGNVPALGNWDYEKAVHLTQTDFGVWEASVEIPGNQQIQYKYAIFDTLEGKVIDVETGDNRFTIPNLQKDVLQISADHYFKFRSYQMYHAAGVAVPVFSLRSEEGFGVGEFSDLKKLADWSKETSLGIIQILPINDTTANYTWTDSYPYAAVSVYALHPQYISIRNLDYNLPKELVEEYEAEKSDLNSLDLIDYEKMISGKWKYLNAVFNTERDKIYKDRNFKKFIKDNESWLLPYTAFCVLRDKYKTPNFNDWKTHKKYIAGKISPFFSPKNKEYDTSMLHAWVQFQLHKQLKDAVDYIHSLGVSLKGDLPIGIYRHSVEAWTEPELFGMNFQAGAPPDQFTELGQNWEFPTYNWEAMKADNYQWWKNRFKALEQYFDAMRIDHILGFFRIWRMPVSATQGILGYFYPAVPIVLEEFKARHIPFDFDRYCKPYINDLILWNYFGDQSNKALDFLNNNLNGTYSFKEEFDTQRKLSDHFKKKSAGHIEGQLLALCANVLFLSEKRAGETVYHPRFNAFKTDSYKYLSDWEKKAIYELYHDYFFKRQDFLWKEKAMEKLPVILNSTKMLICGEDLGMVPDCVPEVMDELAIVALKVQRMPSENISFYDPKNAGYLNVVTASSHDSSTLRQWWEEDAQLTQKYYNQQLIQYGRAPQNLEPYVAEIIMKQHLYNDAMLAIFPLQEFLATDRQLTNLNSANERINNPAVFPHYWRYRMHINVENLKKNTLFNQKISDWVKDSGRA; encoded by the coding sequence ATGAAATTATATTTTAACGTTGGTTATCGGGCAAATGCTGGTGAAAACCTTCAGCTGGTAATTGATGAGAACGGAAGTGTGCCAAAAATCCACACCATGTTTTACACAGAAGATGGCTATTGGAAATGTGAAGTAGATTATTTTTCAAAATCAATATCGTATCATTATCAGCTTGTAAACGACAAAAATAATGTGGTAAGACAAGAGTTTGTTTCGCATCAATTGAGTTTTCCTCACAATTATAAAGAGTTTTTAATCTTTGACCAATGGAACAATAAGAATTTTCCCGAAAATTATCTCAACAATAAAATATTATATAATAAGCTGAATCAGTTTGTTCCGAAAAAATTATCTGTACTTAAAAAACATAGTCATTTATTCAGAATTGAAGCACCAATATATCATCCAGAATGGGAAATCGTCCTGTTCGGAAATGTTCCGGCTCTGGGAAACTGGGATTATGAAAAAGCCGTTCATCTTACACAAACTGATTTTGGTGTTTGGGAAGCCTCCGTCGAGATTCCCGGAAATCAACAGATTCAGTATAAATATGCAATTTTCGATACACTTGAAGGAAAAGTGATCGATGTTGAAACCGGTGATAACAGATTTACAATTCCTAATCTTCAGAAAGATGTTTTGCAGATTTCAGCAGATCATTATTTTAAATTCAGATCTTATCAAATGTATCATGCGGCCGGAGTTGCAGTTCCTGTTTTTTCTTTGAGAAGTGAAGAAGGCTTTGGTGTCGGTGAATTTTCAGATTTAAAAAAACTGGCCGATTGGTCAAAAGAAACTTCACTCGGAATTATTCAGATTCTTCCTATCAATGACACCACGGCAAATTATACATGGACAGATTCTTATCCATACGCTGCTGTTTCTGTATACGCTTTGCATCCCCAATATATTTCTATAAGAAATTTAGATTATAATTTACCTAAGGAATTAGTTGAAGAATATGAGGCTGAAAAATCAGATTTAAATTCTTTGGATTTAATTGATTACGAAAAAATGATTTCAGGTAAATGGAAATATCTGAATGCTGTTTTCAATACTGAAAGAGATAAAATTTATAAAGACAGAAATTTTAAAAAATTCATTAAAGACAACGAATCCTGGCTTCTTCCTTATACAGCATTCTGTGTATTGCGAGATAAATACAAAACACCCAACTTCAACGACTGGAAGACCCATAAAAAATATATAGCAGGAAAAATCTCACCATTTTTCTCACCAAAAAATAAAGAATATGATACCTCCATGCTTCATGCGTGGGTGCAGTTTCAGCTTCATAAGCAACTGAAAGATGCTGTTGACTATATTCATAGTTTAGGAGTTTCTTTAAAAGGTGATCTTCCGATTGGTATCTACAGGCATTCTGTAGAAGCGTGGACTGAACCTGAGCTATTTGGAATGAATTTCCAGGCTGGCGCACCACCAGATCAGTTTACAGAACTTGGGCAGAATTGGGAGTTCCCAACTTATAATTGGGAAGCGATGAAAGCCGATAATTATCAATGGTGGAAAAACAGATTCAAAGCTCTGGAGCAGTATTTTGATGCTATGAGAATTGATCATATTCTGGGTTTTTTCAGAATCTGGAGAATGCCTGTTTCTGCAACTCAAGGAATTTTAGGATATTTTTATCCTGCTGTTCCGATTGTTTTGGAAGAATTTAAGGCAAGACATATTCCGTTTGATTTTGACAGATACTGCAAACCTTACATCAATGACTTGATTCTTTGGAATTATTTCGGAGATCAAAGTAATAAGGCATTAGATTTTTTGAATAATAATTTAAACGGAACTTATTCTTTTAAAGAAGAATTTGATACCCAGAGAAAGCTTTCAGATCATTTTAAGAAAAAATCTGCTGGTCATATTGAAGGTCAGCTCCTTGCGCTTTGTGCAAATGTTTTATTCTTATCAGAAAAAAGAGCTGGTGAGACTGTTTATCACCCGAGATTTAATGCTTTTAAAACAGATTCTTACAAGTACTTGTCAGATTGGGAAAAGAAAGCGATTTACGAATTGTACCACGATTATTTCTTCAAAAGACAGGATTTTCTTTGGAAAGAAAAAGCAATGGAAAAGCTTCCTGTAATTCTAAATTCTACGAAAATGTTGATTTGTGGTGAAGATTTAGGGATGGTTCCTGATTGTGTTCCGGAAGTGATGGATGAGTTGGCAATCGTTGCCTTAAAAGTTCAACGGATGCCGTCTGAAAATATTTCTTTTTATGATCCTAAAAATGCAGGCTATCTTAATGTAGTGACAGCCTCATCACACGACAGCTCAACCTTGAGACAATGGTGGGAAGAAGATGCTCAACTGACTCAGAAATACTACAACCAACAGTTGATTCAATACGGAAGAGCTCCGCAAAATTTGGAGCCGTATGTAGCTGAAATCATCATGAAGCAGCACTTGTACAATGATGCAATGTTGGCTATTTTCCCATTGCAGGAATTTCTCGCAACTGATAGGCAACTGACTAATCTTAATTCGGCAAATGAAAGAATTAATAATCCTGCAGTATTCCCGCACTATTGGCGATACAGAATGCATATAAATGTCGAAAATTTAAAGAAAAATACATTATTTAATCAAAAAATTTCTGATTGGGTGAAAGATAGTGGTCGTGCATAA
- a CDS encoding porin family protein, with amino-acid sequence MIYINILKKFINIICIITAGIIYSQDYPLKFGIKAGWNYSNVNAIDEFGEPSGYLSGIIDEAYAGFLIEKQISTKSYIQVTPTVSFTEAVTFIELPVYFKYNFYNKFSLLVGPKLNFIPDEQYNNFYYFKKRLGISGDIGIDYKISNHFNIEGTFSKGFTKQFDDLALTYYEARRDVYRVGITYYF; translated from the coding sequence ATGATATATATTAATATATTGAAGAAATTTATAAACATTATATGTATTATAACAGCAGGAATAATTTATTCTCAGGATTATCCTTTGAAATTTGGAATAAAAGCGGGCTGGAATTATTCAAATGTGAATGCAATAGATGAATTTGGTGAGCCATCAGGTTATCTTAGTGGCATCATTGATGAAGCTTACGCAGGTTTTTTAATAGAAAAACAGATTTCAACAAAATCATACATACAGGTAACACCAACAGTCTCATTTACAGAAGCTGTTACTTTTATCGAATTACCTGTTTATTTTAAATATAATTTTTATAATAAATTCTCACTTCTTGTTGGTCCAAAACTCAATTTTATTCCTGATGAACAGTATAATAATTTTTATTATTTTAAAAAAAGACTCGGGATTAGTGGAGATATTGGAATTGATTATAAAATATCAAATCATTTTAATATTGAAGGCACTTTCTCAAAAGGATTTACAAAACAATTTGATGATCTTGCCTTAACCTATTATGAAGCTAGAAGAGATGTTTACAGAGTTGGGATAACCTATTATTTTTAA
- a CDS encoding ferritin, with the protein MVSEKIAQLINEQIAHEQYAAQYYLSMSAWFSAKDLDGIANYFRVQSKEELMHADKMFDYLNDVGGEIIVGEIPKPPHVFENAVDIFEKALEHEKKVTRSIFNIVKNANDEGDFATTTFLQWFINEQVEEEASASQYVTKIKMVSDNPSALYLFDQELSQRVFVADSKA; encoded by the coding sequence ATGGTAAGCGAAAAAATTGCACAACTCATCAACGAACAAATAGCTCACGAGCAATATGCAGCTCAATATTATCTTTCAATGTCTGCCTGGTTTTCTGCAAAAGATCTTGACGGAATTGCTAATTATTTCAGAGTTCAGAGCAAAGAAGAATTGATGCATGCAGATAAAATGTTTGATTATTTGAATGATGTAGGCGGAGAAATCATTGTTGGAGAAATCCCAAAACCACCACATGTTTTTGAAAATGCAGTAGATATTTTTGAGAAGGCGCTTGAACACGAAAAAAAAGTAACCAGAAGTATTTTTAATATCGTAAAAAATGCAAATGACGAAGGCGATTTTGCAACAACAACTTTCCTTCAGTGGTTTATCAACGAACAGGTAGAGGAAGAAGCAAGCGCATCACAATATGTCACAAAGATAAAAATGGTTTCTGATAATCCTTCGGCTTTATACTTATTCGATCAGGAACTTTCGCAGCGGGTTTTTGTAGCGGATTCTAAAGCTTAA
- the folE gene encoding GTP cyclohydrolase I FolE codes for MVDFTDNDDDIFTGKEHTPIREDAFEKSPQEKIEIITQLFGEIMETLGLDMTDDSLKDSPKRVAKMYVNEIFGGLLPENKPGISTFSNKYKYRQMLVEKDITVYSFCEHHFLPIIGRAHVAYISSGDVIGLSKINRIVDYYAKRPQVQERLTMQIVDALKDALGTQNVACIIDAKHLCVNCRGIKDTASSTITAELSGIFRTNPITRQEFLHYVGSHAKLDY; via the coding sequence ATGGTTGATTTTACCGATAACGATGATGATATTTTCACGGGAAAAGAGCATACGCCGATCCGTGAAGATGCTTTTGAGAAATCGCCACAGGAAAAGATAGAAATTATTACGCAACTTTTTGGAGAAATTATGGAAACTTTAGGCCTTGATATGACCGATGATTCTTTAAAAGATTCTCCGAAACGTGTCGCTAAAATGTATGTGAATGAAATTTTTGGAGGACTTCTTCCAGAAAACAAACCCGGAATTTCTACATTTTCAAATAAATATAAATACCGACAGATGTTGGTAGAAAAAGACATCACAGTATATTCTTTCTGCGAACATCACTTTTTACCGATAATCGGAAGAGCGCACGTTGCATATATTTCGAGCGGTGATGTGATCGGACTTTCGAAAATTAACAGAATAGTAGATTATTACGCAAAAAGGCCGCAGGTTCAGGAGAGATTGACGATGCAGATTGTCGATGCGCTGAAAGATGCTTTAGGAACCCAAAATGTTGCTTGCATTATTGATGCAAAACATCTTTGCGTCAATTGCAGAGGGATTAAGGATACCGCAAGTTCGACCATTACTGCGGAATTAAGTGGGATTTTCAGAACCAATCCTATTACAAGACAGGAATTCCTTCATTATGTAGGAAGTCATGCAAAACTCGATTATTAA
- a CDS encoding T9SS type A sorting domain-containing protein, protein MKKHLLPVILLLLGNTINAQQDLFALAGKDSPRIEFSDFRAMNANGTSGQSIFGVSSEAKVVSQSRKTSVTEDKTSYNHAQAMTLAALAYDYSGDNLVYMPMFSSNIYVLNQKTKEITLIENTVARVTSCDINSHITRMTTGYDGNMYALNNSGTQFIQISKKNNQYSVNDLGIITDDAENGKNSFTAMETGFGGDMIADADNNFYVFSTSGNVFKVSTKELKAKFIGKISGLPETYSVNGAAVNSKGEVVIASAKGAPMYEVSLNDLEAKQLSGESNLHIYDLASKYFVNDRATAVNVFANLDVYPTKVDEHFIYINVNDKSVKGNIKINVFDISGKTVLTQRLSVKEGNLNQQVDLKTLVTGSYIVNITDESGKALLNKKILITE, encoded by the coding sequence ATGAAAAAACATTTACTCCCTGTCATTCTATTATTACTTGGAAACACCATCAATGCACAGCAGGATCTTTTTGCGCTGGCGGGTAAAGATTCTCCACGAATAGAATTCAGCGATTTCCGTGCGATGAATGCAAACGGAACTTCCGGTCAAAGTATTTTCGGAGTTTCTTCGGAAGCAAAAGTAGTTTCTCAATCACGAAAAACTTCTGTTACTGAAGATAAAACTTCCTACAATCATGCTCAGGCAATGACTTTAGCAGCTTTGGCTTACGATTATTCCGGTGATAATTTGGTGTATATGCCGATGTTTTCGTCTAATATTTATGTTTTAAATCAAAAAACAAAAGAAATAACATTGATTGAAAATACTGTTGCACGGGTTACATCTTGTGATATCAATTCTCATATCACGAGAATGACAACGGGTTATGATGGGAATATGTATGCCCTCAATAATTCAGGAACTCAGTTTATCCAAATAAGTAAAAAAAATAATCAGTACAGCGTAAATGATCTCGGAATTATAACAGATGATGCTGAAAATGGTAAAAATTCTTTCACAGCCATGGAAACTGGCTTTGGCGGAGATATGATTGCTGATGCAGATAATAATTTCTATGTTTTCTCTACTTCGGGTAATGTGTTTAAAGTTTCAACTAAAGAATTAAAGGCAAAATTTATAGGAAAAATATCGGGACTTCCTGAAACTTATTCTGTAAACGGAGCAGCCGTGAATTCTAAAGGTGAAGTTGTGATTGCAAGTGCGAAAGGAGCACCTATGTATGAAGTGAGCCTTAATGATCTTGAAGCAAAACAGCTTTCAGGTGAAAGCAATCTACATATTTACGATTTGGCGAGTAAATATTTTGTCAACGACAGAGCAACCGCTGTTAATGTTTTTGCTAATCTGGATGTATATCCCACTAAAGTTGATGAACATTTTATCTACATCAATGTCAATGACAAATCTGTAAAAGGAAACATCAAAATTAACGTTTTTGACATTTCTGGAAAGACTGTTTTGACGCAGAGATTATCTGTAAAAGAAGGAAATCTGAATCAGCAGGTTGATCTTAAAACTTTAGTGACTGGTTCATATATTGTCAATATCACTGATGAATCTGGAAAAGCTTTACTGAATAAAAAGATTCTTATAACAGAATAA